TAACTACGCGATCAGAGAGCAGGGGAACGATGCGGAAAGCGCCAAGTTCGGTGGCCTTTTGTATGATTGTCTCAATGATTTTTCCCTTGGGTATGGCCTGGAACAAGGTGATTTGATAAGGCAGCTGCGGCTGGAAATTGCGTTGCAGGACCTTTAACTTCAGCTGATCCTTTTCCGCTTTTTGCGCCTCGCACAGAATCTCCTGTCCTGCACCATCCAACACCACCAGCTTTTCCCCTTCGCGTAACCTGAGGACCTGCAGCGCGTGATGCGCTTCGCGGTCGGTCAGAATTAATGTGTTTTCCTTACATTCCTCTGGTGGCAAATAGAATCTATGCATTGAACAGATTTCCTTCTGATTACGAACTGAGATTAACTGAAAAGGTTTTTAGCCTTTTCAAAGAAACCCTTGGTTAGAGGATTGACGGTTTCATCGCACAAGGCGGCGAATTCCTGCAGCTTCGCTTTTTGAGCGCTGTTAAGATGCGCGGGAACCTCGACGGTTACACGGACGTGCAAATCTCCTGAGCCAAATCCTTGAACGTTTCTCATGCCCTTACCTTTAAGCCGGAAGGTGGTGCCAGGTTGTGTTCCAGCAGGAACTTTGATATGAGTTTTACCTGCCAGCGTTGGGACTTCAATTTCCGATCCCAAGGCAGCCTGAACAAAACTAATGGGCACATCACAGATCAGATCGTCACCTTCACGCTGGAATATTTCGTGTGGCTTGACGTGGAGGACGACATAGAGGTCACCGGGAGTACCGCCTCGAAGTCCAGCTTCGCCATTCCCGGAAGAACGCAGACGCGATCCTGTGTCAACACCAGGAGGAATCTTTAATTTGATCTTGGTAGTACGTTCACGGCGACCAGCGCCATTACAGGCTTTGCAAGGCTTCTCGATGACCCGGCCAGCACCTTCGCAACGAGGGCAGGTTTGGGCTATGCTGAAAATGCCACGTGAACTGATCACCTGACCGCGACCGCCACAGGTGGGGCAGGTTTTGCTCTTGGAACCGCTCTCTGCGCCAGTGCCATTGCAAACGTCGCAACGGTCCTGCTTGGTAACGGTAATTTCTTTTTCAACGCCGTGGGCTGCTTCATCAAACGAAATCTCCATATCGTACCGGAGATCGGCTCCACGCTGCGGTTGGGTGGGATCGCTGCGCCCACCGCCGAACAAGTCTTCGAAAATGCTGCCGCCACCACCGCCGCCGAAAACTTCACGGAAAATATCTGAAGGATCGTGGAAGCCTCCGGCGCGTCCGCCACCACCACCTCGCATCCGGGGATCGAATGCAGCGTGGCCGTATTGGTCATACGCAGCCCGCTTCTGAGGATCGCTAAGAGCCTCATAGGCTTCACCGAGTTCCTTGAATTTCTCCTCGGCCGCCTTATCGCCTGGATTTTTGTCAGGATGAAATTTGACAGCGAGTTTGCGGTAGGATTTTTTAATTTCCTCGAATTCGACAGTGCGCTCGACACCGAGCACCTCGTAATAATCTCGTTTAGCCATTGGAAGATCTAAGCAGCAGGTTTTTTGGCGACCATTACACTGGCAGGCCGGATCAATCGTTCCCGCAATTTATACCCCTTGCGCAATTGTTGCAAAACCTGTCCTTCGGGGACTTCAGTGCTGTCCTGTTGAGAAATGGCTTCATGGAGATTTGGATCAAAAGTTTTGCCGGTGGCATCCACTTCCTCCAAACCCGATTCAGCGAGCGCGTTTTTGAGTTGTTGAAGGATCATGTTTACGCCAGTCTGCAGCGACTGAACCGACCCTCCCTGGGCTTGGTTGGCTGCGGCCATGGCGGCATCGAAATTGTCGAGTACTGGCACCAGTCGCTTGATGAGTGACTCGTTGGCGAACTTGATGGCCTCTTCCTTCTCGCGGCTCGCACGTTTTTTGAAGTTGTCCAGGTCGGCGGCTGTGCGGAGAGCACGTTGCCAATTCTCGTCCGCTTTGGCTGCTTGAGTCTTCAGATCCTCAATCTGTTCAGGGGACAATGGCTCTGGCACCAGAGCCTTGGCTTGATTTTGAGTTTCCGCACTCTCCATGTCCGTTGGTGGTTTAACTTCTGGCATTGTGTTATTCATTATGACCGAATTGTTCCCTATGGAAATAAATCAATATTGTTTAAAATAAATGATTATTTGCCTATGGGCAACTCTCATAAGCTTACCAATGATGTAAGGTAAACTTGATTAACTACTTTGAATCGACAAGTTTCAGAAATTCCGGATTTTTCCGTAGTTTATCAAACCGAGGATCATTTTTGGCAGTAATTGAGAGATTGGTGGCTTTAGGGTCTTTTGCCAACCGTTTAGCGTTCGCGGCCAAGGCATTACGTAATGCCTGAATGGCTTCCTCAGGCTTATCGACCGCGGTTTTCATCGCGGCGAGGTCATAGGATGCTTCCGGGGAGTCCGGCTCCATTTTTGCAAGTTTTTCCAGCGCAATTTCCAATTTGGGAGAGTTCGCAAGCTGAGCATATAATCTGGCGACAGAAAGGACTGCGTTGGCGTCAGCTTTGGGACTATTCAGAATCTGGTCCAGAATTTGGAATGCCTTGTCGTTCTGTTGGGTCTGCAGGTAGGCAACCGCAAGGTTGAATCCGACTTGGAAATTTACAGGGTTGGCTGCCCATTCTTTTTCCAAAGCCGGAATGTTTGCTGTGGGTTGAGGAGCATTCTGCGGAGGAGCCATGGTATAACCGCCCTTCCTAATTTCCTTGAGCTGCTTAACCAGACCTTCCACCTGTGTGTTGTAAGGATCGAGTTTCAAGCAGGTACTCGCAACCAAAATGGCATCATCCAATTTTTCCGGCTTGTTTTGACTGGCTAATAGTTGAACGTACCGAAACACGGCCTCTGGACTGTATGGACAAAAAGCAAAGGCTTGGCGGAAAGCAAAGTCGGCTTCCTTCAGCATGCGCTCGTGGTCCGGGGTTCCCAGTGGTGAATTGTTGGCTCTCCAGGCATAAATTCCGCCAATGGAACTACGGAGCTTCGAAAAGGCTTTTTGTCCCTGGTCATCACGAACGAATTTACGATCTCCTTTAAATCCATTGAAATCGCGCTCGAGATAAACCTTTTCAATAAAGGCAGCGATGTCCTTGACTGACGTCTCGTTGGTAACCACGTTTCCGGTAAGGCGTTCTGAATATTTAGCCCAGAAATCATGGTCTTTCTTGATGATGTCAGCCGAGAATTCAGCCAGGGGCTGTCGGTTGATCTTCATGATGATGCCAAAGGGAGTAAGGTAGGGATACATCCAGTCCAGAGGAAAACTCTCTTCGACAAAGAACTCATTATTAGTATTGTGCTCAAATATAGTCTTGGTCAGCAGGCCGTTGATGGACATTACAGCGACCTGGCCTGAAACCTGAACACGATTTTCGATGACCCGAACGTCCTCCCCCGGTTTTATCTGTTTTGCCTCATTAGGACGCTGCTCGTCATGAGCATACCGGCGCTGGGCGTCTCCCAGATACTCCTGGAAGCATTGTTCTGAGTCCTTTGGTGTCGGAGTGTAGATTTCATTGGGAGGATATACACCTTCAGCGCGGCGCTGGGCTTCAATTTTTGCGCCCAAGCGCAGAAACGGTTTATCCAGGACATTATAAGCGAGGCCAGCTAGAATGTTCGTTTTATAATTGTCTTCCTTTTCCTTTTTCGAACGCAACAATTCCTGGAAGAATGGAGGATCAATCTGCGTGCTGCGGTTGTATTGGGCACGGATATACTCAAGGTAGGTGCCATCCGCGAGCGCGTTTTGAGTGATGATATAAACGTCGCGACGATCAAATTTAGGATCCAGAGGTTTGCAGCGAGGGGGGATAAAGCTCTCGCAAAAAATCATATAAGTAGGACAAAAACGGCCGGGATCAGTGCCACCGAACAAAACCGCATTCTTAGTCATTTCGGGGTAAATGCTAAAAGGCGGCGTGAACATATCGTGCCCGAACCAATAGCCGAAAAGATGTCCACGCTGCTCATTGTCAGACCAATGCGAGAGAATGGAATTGAGAGGGAGGAGGGCAAAAATTCCCAAAGCAACCGGCAGTAGTGGTTTTTTGACTGACACCAAACACAATATTGTGAAAAGAACTGCCAAACCGATCAGGATCAGTCCGCCAAAAATAGGCAGGCCATACTGGTTCGGTGCAAATGCTTTCTTTATGGCATAGAAGAACTGCTGAATTCCATTCATGTCCGGCACATTGCCAAAGATGGTCGAGGTGGTGGTTGAGAGGGAATACAGGGCCAATGCGGCTGCCAGTGCGCCTCCTGCCAGAGCCCACAATCGAAAACGCTGATAATTTGTGATCAAGGAGGCCGCAATGAGCGTCAAACCGTAGCCAACGAATATGGCAATCACGGTATAAGATGCAGTAAAGAACACGCGGATCAGTTCGCGAGTGGCGCGATCCGGAGTTGGATTCAGCAAGATCATCAGGAGGATAGCCAGGCATGACCAGAGACCAATAAGACCAATCAGCCAGGCCCGTTCACGCCTCTGCATTTTCAAGAAGAAGAAGAAGGGAACCAGTGCGATTAATAAACTGACGTAGTTAAATTCTTCCTGGGCTCCATCAAAATACATGCCGAGCTGGATGAAAAACCGCTGAGGGTCGTTGAAGAAATTGGTTGGGTTGGTCTTTTCATACTGACCACGGGTCAGGGCATGAATGAAACCTTCAACGGTACGAGGATAGCCCCAGTTCATAGGGGGATTGGACATGGAAGAGATGGGCATCCAGAGATAAAGGGCGGCGCCAACTACAAAGAGGCTGAACATGATGATCACCGGCAGTATTTCAGTGCCGAGTTTTTTCGTGGTAAGCGTCAGCCAACCGCAGGTGATGATCGAGGAAACGCCTACGATGTGGTAAATGATTAATACCATTTGATTGGGTTGGAAATCACCGAGCAGCTTTGTGCTCAAGGCAACCAACCCAATGAGGTAGACCACGGAGTTGGCGAGGGCCAGATCTCGTCCGAGTTTGGGTTGAGCAGCAAGAATTGCGATTTCAAGACCCATGGCTGCCACAATGAGAGTTTGATGGTTGGTAAAGCAAATCCCGAAGAGAATCCATGCCCAGTAAAGGTAGCGCCGTTGCTGCGGAGCATAAATCCATCGCAAAAGACAGCAAACCATGCCCATGAGGGACATCACGCTGAAGGGATATACCTCGACAATGACGCACTGGCTCCACATGTATCCGTTAAAACCGAGAAGCATGCCTGCTGCAAAACCGGAAACCAGGCAGATGGCGTTTTCCGCCCGGCGGGAAATGCCCTTAAATTCTTCGATACTTTCGATCATCATGCTACTGCCTCGAGAAACGATCAGGGAGAGCAGTCCGCAAGCTACCGCCCCGGAGAAAGCAGAAGCAATCGAGACTCGATAGGCAGTGTTTGAGAAAGGAATAAGCTTGGTAAAAACCCAGGTGAAAATAGTCCAGAGAGGATAACCAGGAGGATGGGGAACCCCGGCGTAAAAGGAGCCAGTAGCCAACTCGCCAGAATCTTCAAGTGTCAGGTCGGGCGCCAAGGTCAGCATATACCCAATAAAAATTGGGATGGCGGTAAGGGCGAAAGTCAGCCAATCGACTTTACGAAACAGCGGCGGCACAATCACCTTAGGCGGCTGTACTGCTGTTTTGGGTTTGTCAGTAGGTTTTAAATTATCAGCACTCATTAATTAAAGTTTCTCGATATTGGTCTTCCACGAGGGAAAAGAGCCGGTAGTTGACAGGGAAGAAGGGGTTTTTGTCCAATCAAAAGTGGTGGATAAGCTGTTTCCCTCCCTCCAAGTTGGGGTGGAAGAGATAAATGTAAGCAAATTACGGTCAGGCATGGTAAGGCTGGCCAGAATGAATGTGGCAGATAATACGTTCCATTCCTGACATTGGCGGTCGGCAGCCAAACCGGGGAGCAATTTGTGATCAGATAAGCTGACTAACATATTGGAGTTGCTGGACGTAAGGGGTAAGTGTCCGGCGACATCGTTGTGAGAAAGCCAGATGGTGCAGGCTAAGATTAGCATGCAGAGAGCAGGGGCAAACCAGGACCAAAAAGGAAAGGTCAGCGGTCGGCTCTGAAGCAGCATGGCCTCGGGAAATAACTGTTGCTTGATTTTATCCGAGGGCGGACGGGGAATCCATGATTGCAACTCCTTCTCCAATTGACTCCAGTCGTTCATAATTTTCTCCTTTCAAGCAGACTCTAAGCTTCTGCAAACCATAACGATACCTTCCGGCGACGGTATTCGGTGATAGGTTGAACAGGTTGGCAATTTCTTCGAAAGTATGTTGATTCCAGATCTTTAAAACAATTACTTCGCGCTGCTCCGTTGGCAGTTCCGCGAGACATTTCATGGCTGCGCGCTCATGTGGTGATTCCGTCGAACTCTTTTCGAACCAATGATGTGATTCCAGTTCACGTTTCAATCGGCGCCAGAGACCTCGGCGGTAATTAAGAGCACGGTTGCGAAAACTGCGAAGGCAGTAGTACTCCGGTTCCTTGGGGATCTCCTCTTTATGGATCAAGGCCAGAAAGGTCTCCTGAAGCACGTCTTCAGCTTCGCTGTGAGAGAGACCTAAGGCGCGACCATAAAGGATTAACCCTGAGGCTTTAGCCTCATAAATCTTCTGACACCAGATGTTGCTATTACCGCTCACTTTTAATGTTTCCGACCTATAGACACCAAGATGGAGGAATTTGTATAAAAACGAAAAGGAATATTTATGGATGTAAGTGGTTTAATACAAAAATGATACGAAGGTATGCCCACGCTTCGGTCAAAATGTCGACCTTTTAGGCTTGGAGAAATAAAAAAACCGGGACTTGCGTCCCGGTTTGTCGTTAAGAACCAATCTTTGCTGTGCGCTTATTGGCGAAGTCGGAAGAATCTGGGCGCACCGCTGAACGTATTCGTATATGGGCTATTCAAGACCGGTCCGGCCACATCAGTATATGGACCGCTTGCGCTCGTAGCAGTTTGCAGAGTGTAAGAGCCTGTCCAATTGAGGATGACGTGACTTTTTGCATCCATGCCTGCGTTGATTTTACCAGGAGGCGCTTGGGGCTGTTGAGCGCCAACCGGCAACAGGAGCATGCGGAACGAGATTGGGTCCGTCATATTCACCATCGGATCGGCTCCAGATGTGGTAAACCTGAGCCACTTCGTATTATTCGTGCCGCTAAACTGGAAGCGGACGTGGAGTGAGTTAGTGCCGGTATCGGCAATGATATTGGTAACGGCGGAAACATTCGGATTAGCCAATATATTTCCGCTTGTAGTTCCCGAGAATGAGGGCTGGCGGAAGATAGATGTACCATTTTCGAAAGTTTGGAAGACAGTAGTTCCATTTTGGACATTGTCGATATAGAGATCGAATGGTCCGGAATCGGTGCCATTGATTGCAAAGTCAATGGAATCTAAAATTCCCCATGAAGTAGCAATGTTATTGGCATTGCCGACTGTAGGATTCCATTGGATGGAAGGTGAGAGAGGGATGCTGTTTGGAGTGAGCGTTGGTGATCCAACAGTCCAGCCCGTATTCGAATCAGTATAGCTGTTGTTGGTCACGTCACGGTAATCATTGTATCCAAAAAAGTTAGTCTGACGAAGCAGGCGGTAACCGGTTGCTCCAGGAACTGCATCCCAAGTCCATTGGACCCGGTAAACATCGTTGCTGGACGTGTAACCGTTCCCTGCCGAAAACACTGGATTCGCCGAGTAAGCGGTTGAGCCGTTAATCGTTTCGTAGGCATAAACCTTAATATCCACGTAGTCGTTGGCAGCATAGCCAGAGCCTGGAAGTGCGTTGCCGAAAGCAGTTGGAACATCGCCAACGGTTGCTGTGCCGTATTGGAAGGAGACCGTCTGCCAGGTGTTACTCGGATAAAACACAGGAGCATCAATGGGAGCTTGTGATGAGACTTGGGTCGCGCCCAGGAAATGTACGATCCCACTGCCGGTATTACCAGTTTGGCCAACTGGGCCGGTGCTGGATGTTTCCCGGATGCTCAGAGCTATGCGAACACTAGGATTGGCGCCTCCCCCGACGAACAGTCCTGTGCTAGGCACGCAACTCTCCTGGCCAGCAATGGTTTGAGTTGCTGCTATTTGAGCAAGTTTCACCAGACCGGTTACAGGAATCGAATTGTTACCGGCGACGAGGCCTGAGGCCTTTTCGCCAATTTTTTGCGTTCCACTGGCAGTAATTTGATAAATTGAGACGTCCGTGGCATTGGCTGCCACTCCGGTAACAGTCACAGCAGTCTGACCGATAGCGACAGGACCATCAATGGAAGGTGAGGCGACGCTCTGGCAAAGTTGTGCCAGAGTGAACCGGAAGCAGTCCACAATAAGTCGGTTGTTTTCGGCTGAAGATATTCTTCCACTTGAATAACGAAAGCTGATAGTCGGAGCCAAATTACCAACAGCGTTGGTGATGTACCCGACGGTTTGCCAGGTTTTGGTACCATACTTCCTCTGAAATTTGTCCGTGCTGGAGAATGATAATGTGCCTCCCGTGCAGGATGCTGAAAAGATGGCATTCGTAGTCACGTTGTTAGCGGAACTATCGAAAGTGTATTCAATCAGGTAAGCCGCCCCTCCAATGGCCAAGACGGGCTTAATGTCTATACCCGCACTTTGAGAGGTGACCAGCGGGCTTGATGTATATGCCCTGGAACCACCCCGTGTGGAAGGAGCGTCGGCAACCGAGCTCTTTGCGCTTGTATCGCCGAGGGTTATGCCCGTTTCGGAGTAAGTGCCGTCCTGGTTTGCTCCCGCGCCAGTAGTATTAGAGGGTGAGATCAGAGCCCGGGCTGTAACATAAACGGTTTCTGCCATCAGGTTGCTCGCGCAGAGCGAACTTAAAACCGTCAAGACAGCAAGGGATAGTAATTTTCTTTTCTTCCAAAAGGAAGGAAAGACCGATAGTCGAGTGTAGGCGTATTTTTTCATGAATGTTAAATATTTTTTTGGAATC
Above is a genomic segment from Pedosphaera parvula Ellin514 containing:
- the dnaJ gene encoding molecular chaperone DnaJ → MAKRDYYEVLGVERTVEFEEIKKSYRKLAVKFHPDKNPGDKAAEEKFKELGEAYEALSDPQKRAAYDQYGHAAFDPRMRGGGGGRAGGFHDPSDIFREVFGGGGGGSIFEDLFGGGRSDPTQPQRGADLRYDMEISFDEAAHGVEKEITVTKQDRCDVCNGTGAESGSKSKTCPTCGGRGQVISSRGIFSIAQTCPRCEGAGRVIEKPCKACNGAGRRERTTKIKLKIPPGVDTGSRLRSSGNGEAGLRGGTPGDLYVVLHVKPHEIFQREGDDLICDVPISFVQAALGSEIEVPTLAGKTHIKVPAGTQPGTTFRLKGKGMRNVQGFGSGDLHVRVTVEVPAHLNSAQKAKLQEFAALCDETVNPLTKGFFEKAKNLFS
- the grpE gene encoding nucleotide exchange factor GrpE; this encodes MPEVKPPTDMESAETQNQAKALVPEPLSPEQIEDLKTQAAKADENWQRALRTAADLDNFKKRASREKEEAIKFANESLIKRLVPVLDNFDAAMAAANQAQGGSVQSLQTGVNMILQQLKNALAESGLEEVDATGKTFDPNLHEAISQQDSTEVPEGQVLQQLRKGYKLRERLIRPASVMVAKKPAA
- a CDS encoding glycosyltransferase family 117 protein encodes the protein MSADNLKPTDKPKTAVQPPKVIVPPLFRKVDWLTFALTAIPIFIGYMLTLAPDLTLEDSGELATGSFYAGVPHPPGYPLWTIFTWVFTKLIPFSNTAYRVSIASAFSGAVACGLLSLIVSRGSSMMIESIEEFKGISRRAENAICLVSGFAAGMLLGFNGYMWSQCVIVEVYPFSVMSLMGMVCCLLRWIYAPQQRRYLYWAWILFGICFTNHQTLIVAAMGLEIAILAAQPKLGRDLALANSVVYLIGLVALSTKLLGDFQPNQMVLIIYHIVGVSSIITCGWLTLTTKKLGTEILPVIIMFSLFVVGAALYLWMPISSMSNPPMNWGYPRTVEGFIHALTRGQYEKTNPTNFFNDPQRFFIQLGMYFDGAQEEFNYVSLLIALVPFFFFLKMQRRERAWLIGLIGLWSCLAILLMILLNPTPDRATRELIRVFFTASYTVIAIFVGYGLTLIAASLITNYQRFRLWALAGGALAAALALYSLSTTTSTIFGNVPDMNGIQQFFYAIKKAFAPNQYGLPIFGGLILIGLAVLFTILCLVSVKKPLLPVALGIFALLPLNSILSHWSDNEQRGHLFGYWFGHDMFTPPFSIYPEMTKNAVLFGGTDPGRFCPTYMIFCESFIPPRCKPLDPKFDRRDVYIITQNALADGTYLEYIRAQYNRSTQIDPPFFQELLRSKKEKEDNYKTNILAGLAYNVLDKPFLRLGAKIEAQRRAEGVYPPNEIYTPTPKDSEQCFQEYLGDAQRRYAHDEQRPNEAKQIKPGEDVRVIENRVQVSGQVAVMSINGLLTKTIFEHNTNNEFFVEESFPLDWMYPYLTPFGIIMKINRQPLAEFSADIIKKDHDFWAKYSERLTGNVVTNETSVKDIAAFIEKVYLERDFNGFKGDRKFVRDDQGQKAFSKLRSSIGGIYAWRANNSPLGTPDHERMLKEADFAFRQAFAFCPYSPEAVFRYVQLLASQNKPEKLDDAILVASTCLKLDPYNTQVEGLVKQLKEIRKGGYTMAPPQNAPQPTANIPALEKEWAANPVNFQVGFNLAVAYLQTQQNDKAFQILDQILNSPKADANAVLSVARLYAQLANSPKLEIALEKLAKMEPDSPEASYDLAAMKTAVDKPEEAIQALRNALAANAKRLAKDPKATNLSITAKNDPRFDKLRKNPEFLKLVDSK
- a CDS encoding RNA polymerase sigma factor, giving the protein MSGNSNIWCQKIYEAKASGLILYGRALGLSHSEAEDVLQETFLALIHKEEIPKEPEYYCLRSFRNRALNYRRGLWRRLKRELESHHWFEKSSTESPHERAAMKCLAELPTEQREVIVLKIWNQHTFEEIANLFNLSPNTVAGRYRYGLQKLRVCLKGENYERLESIGEGVAIMDSPSALG